A genome region from Paralichthys olivaceus isolate ysfri-2021 chromosome 6, ASM2471397v2, whole genome shotgun sequence includes the following:
- the nup210 gene encoding nuclear pore membrane glycoprotein 210 isoform X2: protein MTRLCVPPLFVLLIITVCEVNGSSKLNIPKVLLPLTRSTRINFTLETTEGCYRWSSTRPEVASIQAVDEVSGSGCSRRAVLQALSTQPSRLTSIILAEDVVTGQVLRCDAIVDIISEIQIVSTTRELHLEDSPLALKIHALDSEGNTFTTLAGLVFDWTLVKDVDVNGFSDSYNSLRVLKFSESTYTPPGYISEMERVGKQGDIILVSGLKTGHAKLKAKIQESLYKDVGAAEVRLLILENILLSPAHDVYLLAGTSIRYKVLKIRQGSIAELSMPCEQYELHLQNSVVGSNGNPDVAVANLDQSISTVTAFQLGHINVVLDHKSLRMQGVSRLPNSTLYVVEPGYLGFKIHPGDSWVLETGRIYDISIEVFDKSGNKIYLSDNVRIVTGFPAEYFELLESSLNGSYHHVRALKEGLTLIDATLTSVVDEGGSVHALANPVHNEQDVEIYDPIVLSPSILTFPWQPKVGAYQYTIKATGGSGNFSWSSSNKAVATVTVKGVMTTVSDIGVSVVYAHDLRNPIHFGQMKVYVVDPLSMDFAPCRVEATIGLVLDLPLRIFGLLEEAEKERVMLSDCSHFDLQVEEESHGVFELLDGRLAPGEEHCSGVRAKALAPGYTMLTVSYTHGNVHLSAKITIAAYLPLKAIDPVSVAVVTLGSSKDMLFEGGPRPWVLEPSKFFCNLSAEDEASVTLTLTSPLSHNYNQHWVRATCRVLGEQVLEVMVGNKASVTNPYPAVEPAKVKFVCAPPSRLTLVPVYTSPQLDLTCPLLQQNKQVVPVSNYRNPILDLAAFDQQGRKFDNFSSLSMLWESTKESLASIEPTMPMELQLFKDGNTQMKLHGRQKILVHQQTGIAAITVTALGYQVSHLAAANVPSPFDPLTPVSATLELLLVEDVKVSPDAVTIYNHPDVQASLALREGSGHFFVNTSVNGIVDVVFQEAQGAAQVSPDHPGVVKVMVHDLCLAFPAPAEATVHVSDILEVYVRVVDKVEISKSVRAYVRVLDDNKKPFPASYFHFMNLKLKAASAIVSLTPLAESAENDTAVFLVKGVSIGQTTLSAVVVDKNGRKIASPPQQIEVFPPFKLSPRKTTLLIGAMMQITSEGGPQPQSNILFSISNEEIASVNGMGHVRGVAIGNVTVTGLVQAVDAESGKLVVVSQDQVEVEVVLLTGIRIRTPITRMKTGAQMPVYVMGLTNSLTPFSFGNALPGLTFHWSTTKRDILDVQSRHIEANVELQSEHNFGMRVTGRTRGRTGLKVVLRVTDPKAGQLVGKLQELRDEIQIQVYDKLHMLNPEVEAGELLMAPNSILQLQTSRDGVGALSYRMLNSPDQLVTAQVDDKGFLSSGSLTGISSLMITSQETFGVNQTLILAVKVVPVSYVRFSTSPVLYTHTGESLKALPLGIILTFNVHFHASTGEALHSSSSHLTFSTNRDDLVQVGVGPNNHSLTVRTVSVGLTLLAVWDSENMGVADYVPLAVGHAIYPQEAHRLVVGDVVCFSTQLTSPDGAHGTWSSSANGVLQVDPRSGAAVARDPGTVTMFYEIPGVLKTYREIIVEAATRTTATAQPAPIRIGKETKVLLTTRESGTNLIGTCSSAQTEAIPQLQPETSVSCHLSFTSDAIDFPANDVFNTHISFDSSIGLYACSMTLQPMSDQKTRVLSMSMTNLLVKAGLEGSAFSGEQVSARLPIEPGLYSDQTELLLSNLHPTAELTVYGPTATLSNMEVVSTSPNIAVKEKEVHQDFPSFSKFTVGAVDPQAAVSASISISSSSSGQSLLIPVTLIHVSDPSTGMQAAAPVVSLEGDHSLHSFINGYQMIFFTLFALMAGTAIIIIVVHTVFSPKEQTYNPAFIQRTPPPISGFNTPVVNSFNHTLHRTDPNSSPRSRLYSPDYKS, encoded by the exons ATGACTCGGTTGTGTGTGCCGCCGCTGTTCGTCTTATTAATAATAACTGTGTGTGAAGTGAACGGTAGCTCCAAGTTGAACATCCCCAAAGTGCTGCTGCCGCTCACGAGGAGCACGAGAATCAACTTCACCCTGGAAACCACGGAAGGCTGCTACAGATG GTCGTCTACCAGACCAGAGGTAGCAAGTATCCAGGCTGTGGATGAAGTGAGCGGCAGCGGCTGCTCCAGGAGAGCTGTTCTCCAGGCTCTCTCCACCCAGCCGTCAAGACTGACCAGCATCATTCTGGCTGAAGATGTTG TTACAGGACAAGTACTGCGCTGTGATGCTATCGTCGACATCATCAGTGAGATCCAGATAGTATCGACCACCAGAGAACTCCATCTCGAGGACTCACCACTGGCTCTCAAAAtacatgcactggactctgaAG GAAACACCTTCACCACTCTCGCAGGTCTAGTGTTTGACTGGACCTTAGTGAAAGATGTAGATGTGAATGGATTCTCTGACTCTTACAATTCATTACG gGTACTCAAATTCTCTGAGTCCACATACACGCCCCCTGGGTACATATCTGAAATGGAGCGTGTTGGGAAACAGGGCGATATTATTTTGGTGTCAGGACTGAAAACAGGACATGCTAAGTTGAAAGCCAAAATACAAGAGTCATTATACAAG GATGTGGGTGCTGCGGAGGTGCGACTGCTGATTTTAGAGAACATCCTGCTGAGCCCTGCACATGACGTCTACTTGTTGGCGGGAACTTCCATCAGATACAAAGTCTTGAAGATAAGACAGGGCTCGATCGCAG aGCTCTCTATGCCTTGTGAGCAGTATGAGCTGCACCTCCAGAACAGTGTGGTGGGCTCTAATGGAAACCCAGATGTAGCTGTCGCCAATCTGGATCAGAGCATCTCCACAGTTACAGCCTTTCAGCTGGGGCACATCAACGTGGTCCTGGATCATAAGA GCCTTCGTATGCAAGGAGTGTCACGTCTACCCAACAGCACTCTGTATGTGGTAGAACCAGGCTACCtag GTTTTAAAATTCACCCAGGAGACAGCTGGGTTCTCGAAACAGGCAGAATATATGATATCTCCATCGAAGTGTTTGATAAGTCTGGCAACAAAATTTACCTCTCTGAT AATGTCCGTATTGTCACTGGCTTTCCTGCCGAATACTTTGAACTTCTGGAGTCTTCTCTGAATGGATCATACCATCATGTCCGAGCACTCAAAGAAGGCCTCACTCTCATTGATGCAACCCTAACATCTGTTGTGGATGAA GGTGGAAGTGTCCACGCTCTCGCCAACCCAGTCCACAACGAACAAGATGTGGAGATCTATGACCCTATAGTTCTGAGTCCCAGTATTCTTACATTTCCATGGCAGCCCAAGGTTGGAGCATATCAGTACACAATAAAG GCGACGGGAGGGAGCGGAAATTTTAGCTGGTCTTCCTCTAATAAAGCTGTCGCCACAGTGACTGTGAAAGGAGTGATGACAACAGTCAGTGACATTGGTGTCAGTGTAGTTTACGCTCATGATCTACGCAACCCTATACACTTTGGCCAAATGAAG GTATATGTTGTTGACCCTTTGTCCATGGACTTCGCTCCTTGCAGAGTCGAGGCCACAATTGGTCTGGTTCTGGATCTGCCTCTCAGAATTTTTGggctgctggaggaggcagagaaggagcgGGTTATGTTGAGCGACTGCTCCCACTTTGACCTGCAGGTTGAGGAAGAGAGCCATGGAGTGTTTGAGCTGCTGGATG GGAGGCTGGCCCCCGGTGAGGAACACTGCAGTGGGGTGAGAGCCAAGGCCCTGGCCCCTGGGTATACCATGCTTACTGTCAGCTACACCCATGGCAATGTTCACCTCAGTGCCAAGATCACCATTGCTGCCTATCTTCCTCTCAAA GCTATTGACCCTGTATCTGTTGCTGTGGTGACTCTGGGGTCATCTAAAGACATGTTGTTTGAGGGCGGGCCACGCCCTTGGGTTTTAGAGCCCTCAAAGTTCTTCTGCAACTTGAGCGCTGAGGATGAGGCCAGCGTGACCCTGACTCTGACCAGCCCTTTATCTCACAACTATAACCAGCACTGGGTCAGAGCAACATGCAGAGTCCTGGGAGAGCAG GTGCTGGAGGTGATGGTCGGGAACAAGGCCAGTGTAACCAATCCTTATCCTGCTGTGGAGCCGGCAAAGGTCAAGTTTGTATGTGCTCCTCCGTCTCGCCTCACCTTGGTCCCGGTGTATACTAGCCCACAGCTGGACCTGACCTGCCcactgctgcagcagaacaaacaagTG GTCCCTGTGTCAAATTACCGTAACCCCATTTTGGACTTGGCTGCTTTTGATCAACAAGGGAGGAAATTCGACAACTTCAGTTCTCTGAGCATGTTGTGGGAATCGACTAAGGAGTCGCTGGCCAGTATTGAACCCACGATGCCTATGGAGCTTCAGCTGTTCAAGGATGGCAACACACAGATGAAACTTCATG GACGTCAGAAAATTCTTGTCCATCAGCAGACCGGCATTGCTGCTATTACAGTCACAGCTCTGGGTTACCAGGTTTCGCATCTCGCTGCAGCCAATGTTCCCAGTCCA TTTGACCCCTTGACCCCTGTCTCTGCCACGTTGGAGCTCTTGTTAGTTGAAGATGTGAAAGTTTCTCCAGATGCAGTGACGATATACAACCACCCTGATGTGCAG GCGAGTCTAGCCCTGCGAGAGGGATCAGGACACTTTTTTGTCAATACCAGTGTTAATGGTATTGTGGATGTGGTATTCCAAGAAGCCCAAGGAGCAGCTCAG GTCTCCCCCGATCACCCAGGAGTGGTGAAGGTGATGGTTCATGATCTTTGTCTGGCTTTTCCAGCACCTGCCGAAGCCACAGTACACGTTTCTGACATCCTGGAGGTTTATGTGAGAGTGGTTGACAAG GTGGAGATTAGCAAATCTGTGAGAGCATATGTCAGAGTCTTGGATGATAACAAGAAGCCCTTCCCGGCCAGTTATTTCCATTTCATGAACCTAAAACTGAAGGCTGCTTCTGCGATAGTTTCTTTAAC TCCATTAGCAGAGTCTGCAGAGAATGATACAGCTGTCTTCCTGGTAAAAGGTGTTTCCATTGGTCAGACCACTCTGTCAGCTGTTGTTGTGGATAAAAATGGGAGAAAAATTGCATCCCCACCTCAGCAAATTGAG GTATTCCCACCATTCAAACTCAGCCCAAGGAAAACTACTCTGTTAATTGGAGCAATGATGCAG ATCACATCTGAGGGAGGCCCTCAGCCTCAGTCCAATATCCTTTTCTCCATTTCCAATGAAGAGATAGCTTCTGTTAACGGCATGGGCCATGTCAGGGGAGTTGCCATTGGTAACGTGACAGTGACTGGACTGGTCCAAGCTGTTGATGCCGAAAGTGGGAAGCTAGTCGTTGTGTCTCAG GATCAAGTGGAAGTTGAGGTTGTGCTTCTGACAGGCATTCGAATCAGAACACCCATTACAAGAATGAAGACAGGAGCCCAG ATGCCTGTATATGTGATGGGTCTGACCAATAGTCTGACACCCTTCTCCTTTGGCAATGCTTTACCTGGGCTGACATTCCACTGGTCCACCACCAAGAGAGACATCCTGGATGTGCAGTCGAGACACATTGAG GCTAATGTCGAGCTCCAGTCAGAACACAACTTTGGCATGAGAGTGACTGGAAGAACTAGAGGGAGGACAGGGCTGAAGGTGGTGCTCAGAGTTACTGACCCAAAGGCTGGGCAGCTGGTGGGGAAGCTTCAGGAGCTCAGAGATGAAATCCAGATCCAG GTCTATGATAAGCTGCACATGCTTAACCCTGAAGTCGAGGCTGGGGAGTTACTAATGGCTCCGAACTCTATCCTCCAACTCCAAACAAGCAG GGATGGTGTTGGTGCACTTTCTTATCGAATGCTGAATTCCCCTGACCAGCTTGTTACTGCTCAAGTGGATGACAAGGGCTTTCTCTCCTCTGGCTCCCTGACTGGTATCTCCTCTCTGATGATCACATCACAGGAGACCTTTGGCGTCAATCAAACTCTCATTCTTGCTGTGAAG GTGGTGCCTGTGTCCTACGTGCGCTTCAGCACCAGTCCAGTGCTTTACACTCACACAGGAGAGAGCCTGAAAGCCCTCCCTCTGGGCATAATACTCACCTTCAATGTCCATTTTCATGCCAGCACTGGAGAGGCCCTACACAGCTCCAGCTCTCACCTTACGTTTTCCACAAACAG AGATGACCTGGTGCAGGTCGGGGTTGGGCCTAATAACCACTCACTGACAGTGCGGACGGTCAGTGTCGGCCTCACCCTCCTCGCAGTGTGGGACAGTGAAAACATGGGAGTCGCGGACTATGTTCCTCTTGCTGTCGGGCATGCTATTTATCCACAGGAGGCCCATAGACTGGTGGTGGGAGATGTAGTTTGCTTTTCCACCCAGCTAACCAGCCCAGATG GTGCTCACGGTACTTGGAGCTCCTCAGCTAATGGTGTTCTTCAGGTGGATCCGAGAAGTGGTGCAGCTGTAGCTAGAGACCCTGGGACAGTCACCATGTTCTATGAAATACCTGGTGTTTTGAAAACCTACAGAGAG ATCATAGTGGAGGCTGCAACTAGAACGACCGCTACGGCACAGCCTGCACCCATCAGGATAGGCAAGGAGACGAAGGTCTTACTCACCACCAGAGAAAGCGGAACCAACCTCATTG GAACGTGTTCCTCTGCCCAGACTGAAGCTATTCCTCAACTGCAGCCAGAAACCTCAGTCAGCTGTCATCTCAGCTTCACCAGCGACGCCATAGACTTCCCTGCTAACGACgtcttcaacacacacatcagctttGACTCCAGTATTG GCCTCTATGCATGTTCCATGACCTTGCAGCCAATGTCTGACCAGAAGACCCGTGTGCTCAGCATGTCCATGACGAACCTGCTGGTGAAAGCAGGGCTAGAGGGCAGTGCTTTCTCTGGGGAACAAGTCAGTGCCAGACTGCCCATAGAGCCGGGCCTCTACTCAGACcagactgagctgctgctctcaAACCTGCATCCAACAGCTGAGCTCACAGTCTATGGCCCCACTGCCACCCTTTCCAACATGGAG GTAGTGTCTACTTCTCCCAACATTGCTGTCAAAGAGAAGGAGGTGCATCAAGACTTTCCCAGTTTCTCAAAGTTCACAGTCGGAGCCGTGGACCCTCAGGCAGCAGTTTCTGCCTCGATTTCCATAAGCAGCTCTTCCTCAGGCCAGAGTCTCCTGATCCCAGTCACTTTAATCCATGTGTCGGATCCCAGCACCGGAATGCAAG ctgctgctccagttGTTAGCTTGGAGGGGGACCACTCCCTGCACAGCTTCATAAATGGCTACCAGATGATTTTCTTCACCCTGTTCGCTCTGATGGCCGGTacagccatcatcatcattg TGGTCCACACAGTGTTTTCTCCAAAGGAACAAACTTATAACCCCGCTTTCATCCAGAGGACACCACCACCTATCTCAG gTTTCAACACTCCAGTGGTGAATTCCTTCAACCACACATTACACAGGACTGACCCAAACAGCAGCCCCAGGTCACGTCTCTATTCTCCAGACTACAAGTCGTGA